From Micromonospora sp. NBC_01699, a single genomic window includes:
- a CDS encoding ABC transporter ATP-binding protein, producing the protein MTAALTTAVPDLAALQRRAAERAAERAGGNDRLRGHIVCDGLVRIFKTEGVEVVALQGLDLVIDRGDLIAIVGASGSGKSTVLNILSGLDVPTAGIARVAGFDLLTMSAKQRLRYRRSTVGFVWQQTGRNLLPYLTARENVELPMRLARRTSRRAARRRALELLDLVGVGYCADRRPDQMSGGEQQRCAVAVAVANDPEVLFADEPTGELDESTAAEVFGALRTINAELGVTVVVVTHDHNVATQVRRTVAIRDGRTASEVRRSARIGADGSEEVVTEEYAVLDRAGRMQLPAAFVDALVLRDRVKLNLQPDHVEIRPGDEPQKEQQ; encoded by the coding sequence ATGACCGCTGCCCTGACCACCGCCGTACCCGATCTCGCGGCGTTGCAACGCCGCGCCGCCGAACGGGCGGCGGAGCGGGCCGGCGGCAACGACCGGCTGCGGGGTCACATCGTCTGTGACGGCCTGGTCCGCATCTTCAAGACCGAGGGCGTCGAGGTGGTGGCCCTACAGGGGCTGGACCTGGTGATCGACCGGGGCGATCTGATCGCCATCGTGGGCGCCTCCGGCTCGGGCAAGTCGACCGTGCTCAACATCCTCTCCGGGCTGGACGTGCCGACCGCGGGGATCGCCCGGGTGGCCGGGTTCGACCTGTTGACCATGTCGGCGAAGCAGCGGCTGCGCTACCGCCGGAGCACTGTCGGTTTCGTCTGGCAGCAGACCGGACGGAACCTGCTGCCGTACCTGACCGCGCGGGAGAACGTGGAGTTGCCGATGCGGCTGGCCCGGCGTACCTCCCGGCGGGCGGCCCGCCGCCGGGCGCTGGAGCTGTTGGACCTGGTCGGGGTCGGTTACTGCGCGGACCGGCGGCCGGACCAGATGAGCGGTGGGGAGCAGCAGCGCTGCGCGGTGGCGGTCGCGGTCGCGAACGACCCGGAGGTGCTGTTCGCCGACGAGCCGACCGGTGAGCTGGATGAGTCGACGGCGGCCGAGGTTTTCGGGGCGTTGCGCACGATCAACGCCGAGCTGGGCGTCACCGTGGTGGTGGTCACCCACGACCACAACGTGGCGACCCAGGTCCGTCGGACGGTCGCGATCCGCGACGGGCGAACCGCATCCGAGGTACGGCGGTCGGCCCGGATCGGCGCGGACGGCTCCGAGGAGGTGGTCACCGAGGAGTACGCGGTGCTCGACCGGGCCGGCCGGATGCAGTTGCCAGCGGCCTTCGTGGACGCGCTGGTCCTGCGGGACCGGGTGAAGCTCAACCTCCAGCCGGATCACGTGGAGATCCGCCCCGGCGACGAACCGCAGAAGGAGCAGCAGTGA
- a CDS encoding FtsX-like permease family protein: protein MGANGSGPIGRLRAFAGQIGLLAVLGLMAAALVTGAPRLANEYADRGLGADVAGLPYLVRDIMLPTSVQPGPLGDPGAGTANLPVYRDAMPQPLPRLIGDQWYSASVGPVGLSSSGDFIPFNGSAGPSVGIRAQTGVREAVRMVSGVWPDAAGRTPAGRIAIVVSEPTADTLSLRLGSHFGINAAPGTPPVAVEVVGIFAALDPSAPVWNDMRLALEPLVPLLDGDRFQALVVTDWAGMGAVDGRLGQFTYQWHYRIDEHRLNSGDIESLTAALVRLKRVPPLAGAPVATSLDASLIQFQERLASVRALLGVVQAGVLASLVGLILLAARLSLERRREELALLRARGASTLSIGTRTLAESVLVQPFAMLAGWLLGTLVPGRPAGTEWLVPVLAVLTTVAVPLLAMSSQRRVTFVVRRQDLVRQRPSARRLTAEISVLGLAALGVFLLRRRGLAPDGGLDPYLVSVPVLLATGTALIALRLLPWPLRILDRVAARTRGSVLFLGLARAGRGAPVTIGPLAVLVVAITTGVFSGVVAGTISHARDQVTERVVPADADLVGGTFATTTADRLRELPGVDAVTGVALENAQHLLSGTGVGAEDLGQAQVVVVDVPAFVEVMRRSGVPDDAVPAALRRATRGEGPVPAVVSPAIAASVGDGAVADVQGRFYAFTPSVVADTFPGVKVGVERFVVLPWQALPVPDFKPIMPNRYLVAGDDFDRAALLRTADDGQREWRSGVLGRPVTGVAAPAELVTRSEYRTSLDRTGGNELLSLAFLIGALGGTGLALLAVGFAVLAEARTRGRVLSRLRTMGLSGRQGRQLLVYELLPLIGAAVLAGGLVGVALPGLIGPALNLSTFTSGVAARTHLDPLLVGGVLLLVVVGLAAALVIENLVNRRMRLGEVLRLGEEN, encoded by the coding sequence GTGGGAGCCAACGGGTCCGGGCCGATCGGTCGGTTGCGCGCGTTCGCCGGACAGATCGGGCTGCTCGCCGTACTCGGGTTGATGGCGGCGGCGCTGGTCACCGGTGCCCCTCGGCTGGCCAACGAGTACGCCGACCGGGGGCTCGGCGCGGACGTGGCGGGGCTGCCGTACCTGGTCCGGGACATCATGTTGCCGACGTCGGTCCAGCCCGGTCCGCTCGGCGACCCCGGAGCCGGGACGGCGAACCTCCCGGTGTACCGGGACGCGATGCCCCAACCGCTGCCCCGCCTGATCGGCGACCAGTGGTACTCCGCCTCGGTCGGACCGGTGGGACTCTCCTCCTCCGGAGACTTCATCCCGTTCAACGGCAGCGCCGGGCCGTCCGTCGGGATCCGCGCCCAGACCGGGGTTCGGGAGGCCGTCCGGATGGTCTCCGGCGTCTGGCCGGACGCCGCCGGCAGGACGCCCGCCGGCCGGATCGCGATCGTGGTGTCCGAGCCGACCGCGGACACGCTGTCGCTGCGACTCGGCAGCCACTTCGGCATCAACGCGGCTCCGGGTACGCCGCCGGTGGCCGTCGAGGTGGTCGGCATCTTCGCGGCGCTGGACCCGAGCGCACCGGTCTGGAACGACATGCGGCTCGCCCTGGAGCCGCTGGTGCCGTTGCTCGACGGCGACCGGTTCCAGGCGTTGGTGGTGACCGACTGGGCCGGGATGGGCGCGGTCGACGGGCGCCTGGGCCAGTTCACCTACCAGTGGCACTACCGGATCGACGAGCACCGGCTGAACTCCGGGGACATCGAGTCGCTGACCGCCGCGCTGGTCCGGCTGAAGCGGGTCCCGCCGCTGGCCGGCGCCCCGGTGGCCACCTCGCTGGACGCGTCCCTGATCCAGTTCCAGGAACGACTGGCCTCCGTACGCGCGCTGCTCGGGGTGGTCCAGGCCGGGGTGCTGGCCAGCCTGGTCGGGCTGATCCTGCTCGCCGCCCGGCTGTCGCTGGAGCGCCGCCGCGAGGAACTGGCCCTGCTGCGCGCCCGGGGCGCCTCGACGCTGTCCATCGGCACCCGCACGCTCGCCGAGTCGGTGCTGGTGCAGCCGTTCGCGATGCTCGCCGGTTGGCTGCTCGGCACCCTGGTCCCCGGTCGCCCGGCCGGGACGGAGTGGCTGGTCCCGGTGCTCGCGGTGCTCACCACGGTCGCGGTTCCGCTGCTGGCGATGTCCAGCCAGCGCCGGGTCACGTTCGTCGTACGCCGGCAGGACCTGGTCCGGCAGCGGCCGTCGGCCCGGCGACTCACCGCCGAGATCAGCGTGCTCGGGCTGGCCGCGCTCGGGGTGTTCCTGCTCCGACGGCGCGGCCTCGCCCCGGACGGTGGGCTGGATCCGTACCTGGTGTCGGTGCCGGTGCTGCTGGCCACCGGCACCGCGCTGATCGCCCTGCGGCTGCTGCCCTGGCCACTGCGGATACTCGACCGGGTCGCCGCCCGAACCCGTGGCTCGGTGCTGTTCCTCGGGCTGGCCAGGGCCGGTCGGGGTGCGCCGGTGACCATCGGCCCGCTCGCCGTACTGGTTGTCGCGATCACCACCGGGGTGTTCAGCGGGGTGGTCGCGGGCACCATCTCGCATGCCCGGGACCAGGTGACCGAGCGGGTGGTCCCGGCCGACGCCGACCTGGTCGGGGGCACTTTCGCGACGACGACCGCCGACCGGCTCCGGGAGTTGCCGGGGGTGGACGCGGTCACCGGGGTCGCGCTGGAAAACGCCCAGCATCTGCTTTCCGGGACCGGCGTCGGCGCCGAGGATCTGGGGCAGGCACAGGTGGTCGTGGTGGACGTACCGGCCTTCGTCGAGGTGATGCGGCGCAGTGGCGTACCGGATGACGCGGTGCCCGCGGCGTTGCGCCGGGCGACCCGGGGTGAGGGGCCGGTGCCGGCGGTCGTCTCGCCGGCGATCGCCGCGTCGGTCGGCGACGGCGCGGTGGCGGATGTCCAGGGCCGGTTCTACGCCTTCACCCCCAGCGTGGTCGCGGACACCTTCCCCGGCGTGAAGGTCGGGGTCGAACGGTTCGTGGTGCTGCCCTGGCAGGCGTTGCCGGTGCCGGACTTCAAACCGATCATGCCGAACCGCTACCTGGTGGCCGGGGACGACTTCGACCGGGCGGCGCTGCTGCGAACAGCCGACGACGGGCAGCGGGAGTGGCGTTCGGGCGTGCTCGGTCGGCCGGTCACCGGGGTCGCCGCTCCGGCCGAGCTGGTGACCCGGTCGGAGTACCGGACGTCGTTGGACCGGACCGGCGGTAACGAGCTGCTCAGCCTGGCGTTCCTGATCGGTGCGCTGGGCGGGACCGGGTTGGCACTGCTCGCGGTCGGCTTCGCGGTGCTCGCCGAGGCCCGTACCCGGGGTCGGGTGCTCTCCCGGTTGCGCACCATGGGCCTGTCCGGCCGGCAGGGACGGCAACTGCTGGTGTACGAGCTGCTGCCGCTGATCGGCGCCGCGGTGCTCGCCGGTGGGCTGGTCGGGGTGGCGCTGCCGGGCCTGATCGGGCCGGCGCTGAACCTGTCCACCTTCACCTCCGGGGTGGCCGCCCGGACCCATCTTGACCCGCTGCTGGTCGGCGGGGTGTTGCTGCTGGTGGTGGTCGGTCTGGCCGCCGCGCTCGTGATCGAGAATCTGGTCAACCGACGGATGCGCCTCGGCGAGGTCCTCCGGCTGGGAGAGGAAAACTGA
- the purM gene encoding phosphoribosylformylglycinamidine cyclo-ligase, protein MTHVTERNGAGSGSAEGSGSGGGVRQPWTAGSGRATRKRSVSYADAGVSIEAGDRAVELIKSKVRGAQRPEVMGQLGGFAGLFRLDTTKYRKPVLSASTDGVGTKLVIAQQLGIHDTVGIDLVAMVVDDLVATGAEPLFLLDYIATGEVVPDKVAEIVAGITDGCRYAGCALLGGETAEHPGVLKPDEYDISATGVGVVEESEILRPERVEIGDAVIAMRSSGLHSNGYSLVRHVLLGAGRMRLDTVIEDFGRQRTLGEELLTPTKIYAQDCLKLIAETEVRSIAHITGGGIPGNLVRVLPETVDAVVNRATWKPQPIFDLVQAKGRIEDPEMESTFNMGVGMFAIVSAEDADRALACLAGRGVDAWQAGEIIEGTGEVQMIGQHTRG, encoded by the coding sequence GTGACGCACGTGACTGAGCGCAATGGCGCAGGTAGCGGGTCGGCCGAGGGCTCCGGCTCCGGCGGCGGTGTGCGCCAGCCCTGGACCGCCGGATCCGGTCGCGCCACCCGCAAGCGCAGCGTCTCGTACGCGGACGCCGGCGTTTCGATCGAGGCCGGTGACCGGGCGGTCGAGCTGATCAAGTCGAAGGTACGGGGCGCCCAGCGGCCCGAGGTGATGGGCCAGCTCGGCGGCTTCGCCGGCCTCTTCCGGCTGGACACCACCAAGTACCGCAAGCCGGTTCTCTCCGCCTCCACCGACGGTGTCGGCACCAAGCTGGTCATCGCCCAGCAGCTCGGCATCCACGACACGGTCGGCATCGACCTTGTCGCGATGGTGGTCGACGACCTGGTCGCGACCGGTGCCGAGCCGCTCTTCCTGCTTGACTACATCGCCACCGGCGAGGTCGTGCCGGACAAGGTCGCCGAGATCGTCGCCGGCATCACCGACGGCTGCCGCTACGCCGGTTGCGCGCTGCTCGGCGGCGAGACCGCCGAGCACCCGGGTGTGTTGAAACCCGACGAGTACGACATCTCCGCGACCGGGGTCGGCGTGGTCGAGGAGAGCGAGATCCTCCGCCCCGAGCGGGTCGAGATCGGCGACGCGGTGATCGCGATGCGCTCGTCCGGCCTGCACTCCAACGGCTACTCCCTGGTCCGGCACGTGTTGCTGGGTGCCGGCCGGATGCGGCTGGACACGGTGATCGAGGACTTCGGCCGGCAGCGGACCCTCGGTGAGGAACTGCTGACCCCGACCAAGATCTACGCGCAGGACTGCCTGAAGCTGATCGCCGAGACCGAGGTGCGGTCGATCGCCCACATCACCGGCGGCGGCATCCCCGGCAACCTGGTCCGGGTGCTGCCGGAGACGGTCGACGCGGTGGTCAACCGGGCCACCTGGAAGCCGCAGCCGATCTTCGACCTGGTGCAGGCCAAGGGCCGGATCGAGGACCCGGAGATGGAGTCCACCTTCAACATGGGCGTGGGCATGTTCGCGATCGTCTCCGCCGAGGACGCGGACCGCGCGCTGGCCTGCCTGGCCGGCCGGGGCGTCGACGCATGGCAGGCCGGCGAGATCATCGAGGGCACCGGCGAGGTGCAGATGATCGGCCAGCACACCCGCGGGTGA
- a CDS encoding ABC transporter ATP-binding protein: MSSEDLVRIEGVSRDYGSGDRVVHALREVSFRVGHGELVAIRGRSGAGKTTLLNLIGGLDRPTSGRIFVAGHEVTAAGERNLLDLRRDTMGFVFQSFGLIPILSAAENVGVPMRLAKVPASERDRRVSILLELVGLGGHAGQRPYELSGGQQQRVAIARALANDPPLLIADEPTGQLDSETGRSMMDLLQALVRSRGMTALVATHDPTLIELADRVLQLRDGRLVEETNLAVAAG; the protein is encoded by the coding sequence GTGAGCAGCGAGGACCTGGTACGGATCGAGGGTGTGAGCCGGGACTACGGCTCGGGTGACCGGGTGGTGCACGCGCTGCGGGAGGTGTCGTTCCGGGTCGGCCACGGCGAGTTGGTGGCGATCCGGGGCCGGTCCGGGGCGGGCAAGACGACCCTGTTGAACCTGATCGGTGGGCTGGATCGGCCGACCTCGGGACGGATCTTCGTGGCCGGTCACGAGGTGACCGCGGCCGGCGAGCGGAACCTGCTGGACCTGCGCCGGGACACGATGGGTTTCGTGTTCCAGTCGTTCGGCCTGATTCCGATCCTGTCCGCGGCGGAGAACGTCGGGGTGCCGATGCGGCTGGCCAAGGTGCCGGCGAGCGAGCGGGACCGGCGGGTGTCGATCCTGCTGGAGCTGGTCGGGTTGGGCGGGCACGCGGGCCAGCGGCCGTACGAGCTGTCCGGGGGGCAGCAGCAGCGGGTGGCGATCGCCCGTGCGCTGGCCAACGATCCGCCGCTGCTGATCGCGGACGAGCCGACCGGTCAGCTCGACTCGGAGACCGGGCGGTCGATGATGGATCTGCTCCAGGCCCTGGTCCGGTCGCGTGGGATGACGGCGCTGGTGGCCACCCACGACCCGACGTTGATCGAGCTGGCGGACCGGGTGCTGCAACTGCGGGACGGACGGTTGGTCGAGGAGACCAACCTGGCGGTGGCGGCCGGTTGA
- the amcA gene encoding multiple cyclophane-containing RiPP AmcA, whose amino-acid sequence MREITSPLDTEPAGGVVPDPVADRVRAARSGLTTLLHEAEQARRVRAEAAAVGESGGAVCAWNHFENIPTFYNWNNRPR is encoded by the coding sequence ATGCGCGAGATCACCAGCCCGCTGGACACTGAGCCGGCCGGGGGCGTCGTCCCCGACCCGGTCGCCGATCGGGTGCGCGCGGCCCGCAGCGGGCTCACCACCCTGTTGCACGAGGCCGAGCAGGCCCGGCGAGTTCGGGCGGAGGCGGCGGCGGTGGGCGAGAGTGGCGGCGCGGTCTGCGCGTGGAACCACTTCGAGAACATCCCGACCTTCTACAACTGGAACAACAGGCCGCGCTGA
- a CDS encoding DUF3073 domain-containing protein, producing the protein MGRGRAKAKQTKVARELKYHSPNTDLAALQRELGGSGKSDHDFDDDYKEYVDDDDEDHDADDDPDNWSPPAR; encoded by the coding sequence ATGGGGCGCGGCCGTGCTAAGGCCAAGCAGACAAAGGTGGCCCGGGAGTTGAAGTACCACTCCCCGAACACCGACCTCGCCGCCTTGCAGCGAGAACTCGGCGGCAGCGGCAAGTCGGACCACGACTTCGACGACGACTACAAAGAGTATGTCGACGACGATGACGAGGACCATGACGCGGACGACGACCCAGACAACTGGTCGCCTCCCGCCCGCTGA
- the amcB gene encoding cyclophane-forming radical SAM peptide maturase AmcB yields MRGIATVPSYVVMQPTTLCNLDCSYCYLPFRADDRKMPVPVAQAVAGPVNDWARSGRFSVVWHGGEPLAAGREHLAALLAPFDDRVEHHVQTNATLIDDAWCEFFAEHRMRVSVSVDGPRERNSDRVGRGGRPAYDRIERGIEALRRNDVGFSALCVVTRPEPGLAAELYAYFLDLGCDVLGINIEEMEGVNTRLNAHPAEAVTAFWAELVSAWRRTPRIHLREVEWSLRYAAAVLDGTADDLLPRRLDPIPTIGYDGSVVLLSPELAGFSDPRYGDFTSGNVLSTGLAEILAGADGLPWVREFLDGVESCRSSCPYFGFCGGGHAANRYFEQGRFDGTETNHCRNSKIRLLEGVLDHARDHQPAGH; encoded by the coding sequence ATGCGAGGCATCGCCACGGTGCCGTCGTACGTGGTGATGCAGCCGACCACGCTCTGTAACCTTGATTGTTCATACTGCTATCTCCCGTTTCGGGCGGATGATCGGAAGATGCCCGTCCCGGTGGCGCAGGCGGTCGCGGGCCCGGTGAACGACTGGGCCCGGTCCGGCCGGTTCTCCGTGGTGTGGCACGGGGGCGAGCCCCTCGCCGCCGGACGGGAGCACCTGGCCGCGCTGCTGGCCCCGTTCGACGACCGGGTCGAGCACCACGTGCAGACCAACGCGACGCTGATCGACGACGCCTGGTGCGAGTTCTTCGCCGAGCACCGGATGCGGGTCAGCGTCAGCGTGGACGGGCCGAGGGAACGCAACTCCGACCGGGTCGGCCGGGGCGGGCGGCCGGCGTACGACCGGATCGAGCGGGGCATCGAGGCGCTGCGGCGCAACGATGTCGGATTCTCCGCACTGTGCGTGGTGACCCGGCCCGAGCCCGGCCTCGCCGCCGAGCTGTACGCGTACTTCCTCGACCTGGGCTGCGACGTGCTCGGCATCAACATCGAGGAGATGGAGGGCGTCAACACCCGGCTCAACGCCCACCCGGCCGAGGCGGTCACCGCCTTCTGGGCCGAGCTGGTCAGCGCCTGGCGCCGTACCCCGAGAATCCACCTGCGCGAGGTCGAGTGGTCCCTGCGGTACGCCGCCGCGGTCCTCGACGGCACCGCGGACGATCTGCTGCCGCGCCGGCTCGACCCGATCCCGACCATCGGGTACGACGGCTCGGTGGTCCTGCTATCGCCCGAGTTGGCCGGCTTCTCCGATCCCCGCTACGGCGACTTCACCAGCGGAAACGTGCTGTCCACCGGGTTGGCGGAGATCCTCGCCGGGGCCGACGGCCTGCCCTGGGTGCGGGAGTTCCTCGACGGCGTGGAGTCCTGCCGGTCCAGCTGCCCCTACTTCGGCTTCTGCGGCGGAGGTCACGCCGCCAACCGTTACTTCGAGCAGGGACGTTTCGACGGTACGGAAACCAACCACTGCCGTAACAGCAAGATCCGTCTACTCGAAGGAGTGTTGGACCATGCGCGAGATCACCAGCCCGCTGGACACTGA
- a CDS encoding Glu/Leu/Phe/Val family dehydrogenase, producing the protein MGVFASTDQQVSAGHEQVVFCQDKPTGLKAIIGIYSTALGPALGGTRFYPYASEADALHDVLDLSRGMAYKNALAGLDLGGGKAVIWGDPEQLKSEPLLRAYGRFVQSLGGRYYTACDVGTYVQDMDVVARETRFVTGRSVEHGGAGDSSVLTAWGVFQGMRAAAEHQWGSATLTGRRVGVSGLGKVGKHLVGHLIEDGATVVATDVSEKALEWARHTYPEVDLVADATALITSDIDVYAPCALGGALDDETVPALRAKIVAGAANNQLAHPGIEKQLADRGVLYAPDYVVNAGGVIQVADEIEGFNFERAKLRATRIYDTTREILRLADAEGVPPAVAADRLAERRMADVGRLRSIHLP; encoded by the coding sequence ATGGGCGTTTTCGCCAGCACCGACCAACAGGTTTCGGCCGGGCATGAGCAGGTCGTCTTCTGTCAGGACAAGCCGACCGGGCTGAAGGCGATCATCGGCATCTACTCGACCGCGCTCGGCCCCGCGCTCGGCGGGACCCGGTTCTACCCCTACGCCAGCGAGGCTGACGCACTGCACGACGTGCTCGACCTCTCCCGGGGCATGGCGTACAAGAACGCACTCGCCGGACTCGACCTCGGCGGCGGCAAGGCGGTCATCTGGGGCGACCCGGAGCAGCTCAAGTCCGAACCGCTGCTGCGCGCGTACGGTCGCTTCGTCCAGTCGCTGGGCGGGCGCTACTACACCGCCTGCGACGTCGGCACGTACGTGCAGGACATGGACGTGGTGGCACGCGAGACGCGCTTCGTCACCGGCCGCAGCGTCGAGCACGGCGGAGCCGGCGACTCGTCAGTGCTGACCGCCTGGGGCGTGTTCCAGGGCATGCGCGCCGCCGCCGAGCACCAGTGGGGCTCGGCCACCCTCACCGGCCGCCGGGTCGGCGTGTCCGGCCTGGGCAAGGTCGGCAAGCACCTGGTCGGCCACCTGATCGAGGACGGCGCCACGGTGGTCGCCACCGACGTGAGCGAGAAGGCGCTGGAGTGGGCCCGGCACACGTACCCGGAGGTCGACCTGGTCGCGGACGCGACCGCGTTGATCACCTCGGACATCGACGTGTACGCCCCGTGCGCGCTCGGTGGCGCACTGGACGACGAGACGGTGCCCGCCCTCCGGGCGAAGATCGTGGCCGGCGCGGCCAACAACCAGCTCGCCCACCCGGGCATCGAGAAGCAGCTCGCCGACCGGGGTGTGCTCTACGCCCCGGACTACGTGGTGAACGCCGGGGGCGTGATCCAGGTCGCGGACGAGATCGAGGGCTTCAACTTCGAACGGGCCAAGCTGCGGGCCACCCGGATCTACGACACCACCCGGGAGATCCTGCGTCTGGCCGACGCCGAGGGCGTACCGCCGGCGGTGGCGGCCGACCGGCTGGCCGAGCGCCGGATGGCCGACGTCGGCCGGCTCCGCTCGATCCACCTCCCCTGA
- a CDS encoding BldC family transcriptional regulator, with amino-acid sequence MASRTHEPEPLLTPAEVASMFRVDPKTVTRWAKAGKLSAIRTLGGHRRYRESEVRALLQGQIPQQRQGD; translated from the coding sequence ATGGCATCGCGTACGCATGAACCAGAGCCGCTACTCACGCCGGCCGAGGTGGCGTCGATGTTCCGTGTCGACCCGAAAACCGTGACCCGGTGGGCGAAGGCGGGCAAACTCAGCGCAATTCGAACGTTGGGTGGCCACCGGCGTTACCGCGAGTCGGAGGTTCGCGCCCTGCTGCAGGGGCAGATTCCCCAGCAGCGTCAAGGCGACTGA